The Halobacillus ihumii genomic sequence GCCGGGGAAATCGTGGGAATTGCAGGGGTGGATGGCAATGGCCAATCCGAATTAATTGAAGCGATTACCGGTCTTCGCAAAAGTAATTCGGGAGAAATTAAATTGCATGACAAAGTAATCAGTAATTTAACCCCTCGAAAAGTCACACAATCTGGTATTTCCCACATTCCTCAGGACCGCCATAAGTTTGGACTCGTCTTGGACTTTCCGATTGGGGAGAACATGGTGCTGCAAACCTATTATCAAGAACCTTTTTCTAAAAAAGGTGTTATGAATTATAAAAATATTTATCAGAAAGCCCAATCCCTCATAGAAGAGTATGACGTCCGTACACCAGATGAACATACAAAAGCTCGGGCTCTCTCTGGGGGTAACCAGCAGAAGGCGATCATTGGACGTGAAGTCGATCGGTCACCTGATTTAATTATTGCTGCTCAGCCAACACGTGGACTGGATGTAGGAGCTATTGAATTTATTCATAAGAAATTAATTGAAGAACGTGACAAAGGCAGAGCGGTATTGCTTCTTTCCTTTGAATTGGATGAAATCATGAACTTAAGTGATCGGATTGCGGTTATGTTCGACGGCCAAGTTGTGGCCGAAGTAGAACCAGAAGAAACGGATGAACAACAGCTCGGTCTTTTAATGGCGGGGAATGCAGTAAAGAAAGCAGGTGCTGAGTAGATGTTTTCGAATCGCACAATGAATATTTTAATACCGATCATTTCGGTTCTGTTAGGCTTGCTCTCTGGAGCGATCATCATGCTTTTCTTTGGATATAACCCGATTAAAGGGTATGCGGCTCTCTGGAACGGTGCATTTGGTGATGCTTACTTTTTTGGTGAAACGTTGAGGCAAGTCACCCCTTATATTCTTTCAGGACTTGCTGTTGCCTTCGCTCTGAGGACAGGGTTACTAAATATTGGGGTGGAAGGTCAAGTGTTTGTCGGCTGGCTTGCCTCTGTGTGGGTAGGGGTGGCTTTTGAACTTCCAGCTATTATCCATTTACCGTTAGCCATCTTTGCTGCAGCGTTAGCAGGCGCTTTCTGGGGTTTTATCCCTGGGATCTTAAAAGCAAAGCTCGGGGTTCACGAAGTTATCGTAACGATCATGATGAACTATATTGCACTGTACGTGACCAACGAAATCGTTCGAAACGTGATAACAGATGGAGAAGATAAAACAGAGCAAATTGCTGAGACGGCTTCTCTCGCTTCTCCATGGCTTGCTGAGATCACCTATTATTCCCGGCTCCACTATGGATTGCTTATTGCTTTATTTGTCGCTTTTATTATGTGGTTTTTGTTAAATAAAACAACGACGGGCTTCGAATTGCGGGCCGTCGGTTATAATCAGCATGCCTCACAGTATGCAGGGATGAATGTTAGTAGAAATATTGTGTTGGCTATGGTTATTTCAGGTGCTTTTGCAGGCCTTGCCGGAGCGATGGAAGGCCTAGGTACGTTCGGATACCTTTCCGTAAAATCAGGCTTTACCAATATTGGATTCGACGGAATTGCCGTGGCTTTACTAGGAGCAAACACGGCCTTAGGCGTCGTTTTAGCTGCTTTCTTATTCGGTACTTTAAAAATCGGTGCCTTGAATATGCCTACAGCATCAGGTGTTCCAACAGAGCTTGTCGAAATTGTCATTGCTCTAATCATATTTTTTGTGGCATCAAGCTATATGATTCGTTGGATCATTTTACGATTTAAGAAGGAGGGGAAATAAATGAGCTTTTTTGAAATATTACAATCGATTATCCCGCAAGCTGTTTTCTTTGCGGCCCCTCTTATCTTTACAGCTTTAGGCGGGGTATTCAGTGAACGTTCTGGGATCATTAACATTGGCCTGGAAGGGTTAATGGTGATGGGAGCATTCGTAGGAATCGTGTTTAACCTGGCTTTTGTCGATGTATTCGGGAACTGGACTCCATGGGTGTCGATTCTAGTCGCGATGGTCGTCTCCGCTATTTTCGCACTAGTTCATGCGGTAGCTTCCATTACGTTTAGAGCAGATCAGGTTGTTAGTGGTGTAGCAATTAACTTCCTTGCCTTAGGTATCGGTCTGTTTTTGACGAAGCAATGGTATGGAAAGGGACAAACGGATATGGTTGAACGTCCTTTTTATACAACCGATATCCCTGTGTTAAGTAAAATCCCGATTGTTGGTGACTTATTCTTCTCAGGCATGTATTTAACGTCTTATTTAGCTATCCTATTAGCATTTGTCGCCTGGTACATTCTATTTAAAACACCGTTCGGTTTACGATTACGTTCTGTAGGCGAACATCCAATGGCGGCTGATACGAATGGAATTAATGTATATGGCATGCGTTATGTAGCTGTAATGATCTCTGGAGCCCTCGGAGGTCTGGGCGGATCAGTGTTTGCCTTAACCATTGCTTTAAACTTCTCCCATGCTACAATTGTCGGACAAGGCTTTATGTCTCTGGCAGCTGTTATTTTTGGGAAGTGGCATCCACTTGGTGCGCTAGGAGCTGCGTTGTTCTTCGGATTTGCTCAGAGCTTAAGTATCGTAGGATCTGGTATTCCGTTATTAAGTGAAGTTCCACAGATCTTTCTGCTGATTGCCCCTTATGTCTTGACGATTCTCGCCTTAGCTGGATTTATTGGCAGGGCTGAGGCGCCTAAAGCTTTAGGAGAATCCTATATTAAAGGTAATCGCTAATTTATATTTGCCCGGTACGATGGTGCCGGGCTTTAATTTTTTACTTTTTCAATTATTTATCTTAGCATTAGAGTTGACCTCATATGGATGAATAAATGGAAGTACGTTCATAATATAAAGGAAACGATGAGGAGGATGTTAGAAATGAAAATAACGAAAGAAACAGTACAGGGTAAGCAAGGGTACAGACTACATATTTTACCAACTACAAAGTATAAAACGGTTTCTGTTGTTGCCAAGTTTAAGGCACCACTGAAAAGAGAAGGGATCACCGAACGTGCTCTGCTTCCTCATGTTCTTCATAAAGCTACCAACAACCATCCAAACGTACGATTACTGCAATCTGCTTTAGAAGATCTCTATGGAACAGGATTCTCAAGCGATGGCTCTAAAAAAGGCGAGAATCATGTGCTTTCCTTTCGGATGGAGGTCGTCAATGAATCCTACTTAAATGAAAGTGAACCGATTTTAGAAAAAGCGTTAAACATATTCCATGATGTTTTATTTAATCCGAAAGCTGAAGGAAACGGCTTTGATGAAGCAATTGTAAAGAGGGAAATCCAAACACTTGAGCAAAAAATCACATCCATTAAAGACGACAAGATGAGCTATGCTAATCTTCGCCTGATCGACCATATGTGTGAAGGGGAGCCGTACTCTTTACATGTTCATGGCTATTTAGACGATCTAAAGAAGATTACCGCAAAGTCTTTATATCAACACTACCTCGAAATGATTGAAAACGATGTACTTGATGTATACGTCATTGGAGGGGTAGACGAATCTGAGATTGAAGCATTAATGGATCGAACATTTACTCGTGCCAAGAGTGACAATCAAGGGGAGCATTTGGAGTCAGAACCAATCCATCCAACGGAACCTAAAGAAATTGTCGAACAGGAAGAAGTAAAACAAGGTAAGCTTCACCTCGGCTATCGTACACACATTAAATTTGGGGACGATGATTATTATGCCCTGCAAATTTTCAATGGCCTTTTCGGCGGGTTTCCTAGTTCTAAACTGTTTGTGAATGTAAGGGAAAAACATAGTCTGGCTTATTATGCCGCATCACGATTCGAAAGTCACAAAGGTTTGCTCCTCGTCTTCAGCGGAGTTGACCCGAAAGATTATGACAAGGCGAAATCGATAATCTTAGAACAAATGGAAGCGATGAAGCAAGGTGATTTTTCTAATGACCAAGTAACTGACGCGAAAGAACAAGTTGTGAATCAACTCCAGGAGACAATGGACAATGCGAACGGATTAATTGAGGTCTTGTATCATCAAATGCTTTCCGGCTCCACTATACAGTCAGATGAACTTATGGAAAACATCCGCAATGTGACGAAAGAAGATGTGATGAAGGTTGCAGAGAAAATAGAACTTGATACGATTTACTTCTTAACAAGTCAAGAGGGAGGGGAAGCGTGATGGAAGCATTAACGTATAAACAGCTAAATGAGACCGTATATTCAGAAACGATGGAAAATGGGTTAAAAGTGTTTTTACTGGCAAAGCCAGAGATGGCCAAGACATTTGGTATTTTTACAACAAATTATGGATCCATTGATCAAACCTTTACCCCGATTGGAAAAAATGAGCAAGTGACTGTACCGGAAGGAATTGCTCATTTCCTTGAACACAAGCTATTTGAAAAAGAAGACCGTGATGTGTTTCAAGATTTCACCAAGCAAGGAGCGTCTGCTAACGCTTTTACGTCGTTTACGAAAACGGCCTACTTATTTTCCGCAACGAGTCAAATAGAAAAAAATGTGGAAACCTTATTAGATTTCGTTCAGGATCCTTACTTTTCCAAGGAATCCGTTGAGAAAGAAAAAGGGATCATCGCTCAGGAAATCCGTATGTATGATGATCAGCCGGACTGGCGTTCTTTCTTCGGAACAATACAAAGTCTTTATCATAAACACCCTGTCAGGGTAGACATTGCCGGAACGGTTGATTCAATTGAGGATATTACGAAGGATGACCTTTATACTTGTTACGAAACGTTCTATCACCCATCCAATATGGTGTTATTTGTAGCCGGTAATATTGATCCGGAAAAAATGATGGACCAAATTCGCAGCAACCAGAACAAAAAAGAGTTTAAGGAGATTCCAACGATTGACCGTTTTTATCCGGAGGAGCCAGCGGAGGTAGCCAACCCCGAAGGTTCCATTACAATGCCAGTCACCACAGCAAAAGCAATGGTGGGTGTGAAAGAGGATGTATCTTCTCTTGATGGTGCTGAACTTGTAAGGGCTGAACTGCTGTCTGGCATGATCCTTGATTATTATTTCTCTAAAAGCGGGGAATTCTACGAACAGCTTTATAAAGAAGATTTAATTGATGCCAGCTTTCAATATGAAACCGAATTAGATAGACAATTTGGCTTCACTATTCTTGGCGGCGATTCAAGGAAACCTGATGAACTAGCAGCTCGTATAAAAAAAATGCTTCACAAGCTTAAAGAGAACCGTATCTCAGAGGAAGATTTTAAACGTATGAAACGTAAGAAGATCGGCCAGTTCATGAGGGCTTTGAATTCTATGGAATTTATCGCTAATCAATTTACGCATTATCATATGCTCGGTGTTGATTTATTCGACGTTTTGCCTACCATTGAAGCACTTACGACAAGTGATGTCGATCGGTATGTCGAGAATTGGATAAAGGAAGAAAGCATTTCGGTCTTCCAGGTGAAACCACAGACTCATGCCTAAGCGTTGTTTAATTATTGGCGCCAGTGGTGAAATTGGCATGCAAACTACGGAGTTACTAGCTGCGGAAGGGTATGAGGTGGCGGTTCATTATCATACCAATAAGCATCGGATAAGAGAGCTTAAGCGGCAAATTCCAAACCAGCAATGGGTGGGAGCTTATCAGGGAGACTTATCTACTGCCGATGGACTTGATTCTTTGATTGGCAAACTGCCTTCAGATGTCGACGCTATTGTATTTGCGCAAGGTAATCACTCTAATCAGCTGCTCCAAGAAATGAGTTCCTCTGAAATGGACACGATGTATTATGTTCACGTTAAATCATTATGGCTCATTTCTCACAAATTGCTTCCGTCCATGATTTCAAATAAGTCAGGAGAAATCGTCGTAGTGTCATCGGTTTGGGGAGAAGAAGGCGCCAGTACAGAAGTGGTTTACAGTTCGGTTAAAGGAGCTCAAATTAGTTTCGTAAAAGGATTAGCCAAGGAAATTGCTCCGAGTAACATTCGTGTGAATGGAGTAACACCGGGGGTAATTGACACAAAAATGAACAGTCACTTATCTGCAGAAGAACTGGCTGTATTAGAAAGTGAAATCCCGTTAGGCCGTTTAGGAACGGGTTCTGAAGTAGCACAGGCAATCTTGTTTTTATTAAGTAAACGATCCAGTTATATTTCTGGTCATATCCTTCGTGTCAACGGCGGCTGGTATTAAAATTGTGATGTATAAAAACGTTTTGGCTACCTCATACTAATCATGAAAAACATTACAGTAGGAGGTAACATGAATGTCTGTACTTGACAACTTTGAATCTTTCAAATCTTTCCTTGGTGATCGTATGAATCAAGCGGAAGGACAAGGGATGAACCATGGTGCTGTAAACGAAGTCGCTTATGAGATTGGTGACTATTTATCAAAAAATGTTGAGGCCAAGAATCAGGAAGAAGCAGTTCTTCGCGAGCTATGGAACGTTGCTGATGAGAAAGAGCAGCATGCTATAGCAAACATGATGGTCAAACTGGTTCAGAATGACAAGCCACAATCATAAAATGACAAAAACCGCGCAGAGATTTATGCGCGGTTTTTTTCGATCAATATTCGGAAGAAGTCTGTTTCAGTCTTTCTAATTAAGGGAAAATCATTTATGATATATAGTAGAGTGTGTTATTCTGTTTTTACAAAATGCGACATTTTTTCCAGAGGAGATGTGTCATGGAGAAAAAAGAATGGTATTTAGAATATGAAATCCAGTATAACCGTCCTGGGTTGCTTGGAGATATTTCTTCACTTCTTGGGATGATGGCGATAAACATAGTCACGATTAATGGGGTAGAGAATTCTCATCGAGGAATGCTCTTGCTTTGCAAAGAGGAAGATCAAATTACTAGGCTTCGGTCGATCTTAAATACAATGGATACGATTAAAATAACCAAACTGCGCAGACCAAAACTGAGAGATCGGTTAGCTGTAAGGCACGGCCGGTACATACATAGTGATATTGATGATCGAAAGACGTTCCGATTTAACCGGGAGGACCTTGGGCTGCTTGTAGACTTTATGGCTGAGCTGTATATGAAGGAGGGCCATAAGCTGATTGGTATTCGCGGTATGCCGCGCGTAGGCAAAACCGAATCTGTTGTAGCGGCAAGTGTATGTGCAAATAAACGCTGGTTATTTGTGTCGAGCACACTACTTAAGCAAACGGTCAGGAATCAGTTGATTGAGGAAGAGTATAATGAGGATAATTTATATATTATAGATGGAATCGTCTCTGCGAAAAGGGCGAGCGAGAAACATTGGCAGCTTGTGAGAGAAATTATGCGCCTTCCTGCAGTGAAAGTAATTGAACATCCAGACATTTTTGTACAAGAGACAGAGTATAAAATGGAGGACTTCGATTATATTATTGAACTCAGAAGCAATGAAGATGAAGAAATAACATATGAACCC encodes the following:
- the ymfI gene encoding elongation factor P 5-aminopentanone reductase, with translation MPKRCLIIGASGEIGMQTTELLAAEGYEVAVHYHTNKHRIRELKRQIPNQQWVGAYQGDLSTADGLDSLIGKLPSDVDAIVFAQGNHSNQLLQEMSSSEMDTMYYVHVKSLWLISHKLLPSMISNKSGEIVVVSSVWGEEGASTEVVYSSVKGAQISFVKGLAKEIAPSNIRVNGVTPGVIDTKMNSHLSAEELAVLESEIPLGRLGTGSEVAQAILFLLSKRSSYISGHILRVNGGWY
- a CDS encoding ABC transporter permease, coding for MFSNRTMNILIPIISVLLGLLSGAIIMLFFGYNPIKGYAALWNGAFGDAYFFGETLRQVTPYILSGLAVAFALRTGLLNIGVEGQVFVGWLASVWVGVAFELPAIIHLPLAIFAAALAGAFWGFIPGILKAKLGVHEVIVTIMMNYIALYVTNEIVRNVITDGEDKTEQIAETASLASPWLAEITYYSRLHYGLLIALFVAFIMWFLLNKTTTGFELRAVGYNQHASQYAGMNVSRNIVLAMVISGAFAGLAGAMEGLGTFGYLSVKSGFTNIGFDGIAVALLGANTALGVVLAAFLFGTLKIGALNMPTASGVPTELVEIVIALIIFFVASSYMIRWIILRFKKEGK
- a CDS encoding ABC transporter permease, with translation MSFFEILQSIIPQAVFFAAPLIFTALGGVFSERSGIINIGLEGLMVMGAFVGIVFNLAFVDVFGNWTPWVSILVAMVVSAIFALVHAVASITFRADQVVSGVAINFLALGIGLFLTKQWYGKGQTDMVERPFYTTDIPVLSKIPIVGDLFFSGMYLTSYLAILLAFVAWYILFKTPFGLRLRSVGEHPMAADTNGINVYGMRYVAVMISGALGGLGGSVFALTIALNFSHATIVGQGFMSLAAVIFGKWHPLGALGAALFFGFAQSLSIVGSGIPLLSEVPQIFLLIAPYVLTILALAGFIGRAEAPKALGESYIKGNR
- the yfmH gene encoding EF-P 5-aminopentanol modification-associated protein YfmH, with translation MEALTYKQLNETVYSETMENGLKVFLLAKPEMAKTFGIFTTNYGSIDQTFTPIGKNEQVTVPEGIAHFLEHKLFEKEDRDVFQDFTKQGASANAFTSFTKTAYLFSATSQIEKNVETLLDFVQDPYFSKESVEKEKGIIAQEIRMYDDQPDWRSFFGTIQSLYHKHPVRVDIAGTVDSIEDITKDDLYTCYETFYHPSNMVLFVAGNIDPEKMMDQIRSNQNKKEFKEIPTIDRFYPEEPAEVANPEGSITMPVTTAKAMVGVKEDVSSLDGAELVRAELLSGMILDYYFSKSGEFYEQLYKEDLIDASFQYETELDRQFGFTILGGDSRKPDELAARIKKMLHKLKENRISEEDFKRMKRKKIGQFMRALNSMEFIANQFTHYHMLGVDLFDVLPTIEALTTSDVDRYVENWIKEESISVFQVKPQTHA
- the yfmF gene encoding EF-P 5-aminopentanol modification-associated protein YfmF, yielding MKITKETVQGKQGYRLHILPTTKYKTVSVVAKFKAPLKREGITERALLPHVLHKATNNHPNVRLLQSALEDLYGTGFSSDGSKKGENHVLSFRMEVVNESYLNESEPILEKALNIFHDVLFNPKAEGNGFDEAIVKREIQTLEQKITSIKDDKMSYANLRLIDHMCEGEPYSLHVHGYLDDLKKITAKSLYQHYLEMIENDVLDVYVIGGVDESEIEALMDRTFTRAKSDNQGEHLESEPIHPTEPKEIVEQEEVKQGKLHLGYRTHIKFGDDDYYALQIFNGLFGGFPSSKLFVNVREKHSLAYYAASRFESHKGLLLVFSGVDPKDYDKAKSIILEQMEAMKQGDFSNDQVTDAKEQVVNQLQETMDNANGLIEVLYHQMLSGSTIQSDELMENIRNVTKEDVMKVAEKIELDTIYFLTSQEGGEA
- a CDS encoding DUF3243 domain-containing protein: MSVLDNFESFKSFLGDRMNQAEGQGMNHGAVNEVAYEIGDYLSKNVEAKNQEEAVLRELWNVADEKEQHAIANMMVKLVQNDKPQS
- a CDS encoding DUF3388 domain-containing protein, giving the protein MEKKEWYLEYEIQYNRPGLLGDISSLLGMMAINIVTINGVENSHRGMLLLCKEEDQITRLRSILNTMDTIKITKLRRPKLRDRLAVRHGRYIHSDIDDRKTFRFNREDLGLLVDFMAELYMKEGHKLIGIRGMPRVGKTESVVAASVCANKRWLFVSSTLLKQTVRNQLIEEEYNEDNLYIIDGIVSAKRASEKHWQLVREIMRLPAVKVIEHPDIFVQETEYKMEDFDYIIELRSNEDEEITYEPVEKQGMNKDGFSMFDF